In the genome of Raphanus sativus cultivar WK10039 chromosome 4, ASM80110v3, whole genome shotgun sequence, one region contains:
- the LOC108849814 gene encoding glucan endo-1,3-beta-glucosidase: MAKAPPSISLLLLLSAAVFLALPAVISAIGVNYGTLGNLPPPTEVANFLKTQTSIDSVKIFNVDPNILRAFAGTGISVVVTVPNGDIPALANGRRARRWVSANILPFHPQTKIKYISVGNEILLTGDNNMISNLLPAMRNLNKALVRAGVRDVKVTTAHALNIIAYDLNGAPSTGRFRPGWDKGVLAPILAYHRRTRSPFMINPYPYFGFDPKNINFAIFRSPYKAVRDPFTHKIYTNMYDALLDSTYSAMKALGYGDVNIVVGETGWPSACDAPWCSLENAAWFNRNIIKRSQRQGTPLMPNRRFETYLFGLFNEEGKPGPTAERNWGLFHSDFSPVYDVGLLRNGQGGGGRPAPALPAPSTGGGKWCVAKLGASDAQLQGNIDWVCSQGGVDCRPIQAGGSCFNPNSMRTHASFVMNAYFQKNGRTDGACNFSGTGVVVGNNPSNGACRY; the protein is encoded by the exons ATGGCCAAAGCGCCACCGTCAAtatctctcctcctcctcctctccgcCGCCGTATTTCTCGCCCTCCCGGCCGTGATCTCTGCCATAGGCGTCAACTACGGCACTCTTGGAAACCTCCCACCACCTACTGAGGTGGCGAACTTCCTCAAGACTCAGACTTCTATCGACAGCGTCAAGATCTTCAACGTGGATCCCAACATCCTCCGTGCCTTCGCCGGTACCGGAATCTCCGTCGTCGTCACCGTCCCTAACGGTGATATCCCGGCGTTAGCTAACGGAAGGCGAGCTCGTCGATGGGTCTCGGCTAATATATTGCCGTTTCATCCTCAGACGAAGATCAAGTATATCTCCGTCGGAAATGAGATTCTGCTCACTGGAGATAATAACATGATCTCGAACCTTTTGCCGGCGATGAGGAATCTTAACAAAGCTTTGGTTCGTGCTGGTGTCAGAGATGTTAAG GTCACAACCGCACATGCACTTAACATCATAGCCTATGACCTGAACGGTGCACCAAGTACCGGTCGATTTAGACCTGGTTGGGACAAAGGCGTATTGGCTCCAATCCTAGCTTACCATCGCCGAACCAGGTCTCCTTTCATGATCAACCCTTACCCTTACTTCGGTTTCGACCCCAAAAACATCAACTTCGCCATCTTCCGTTCACCGTACAAAGCGGTCCGTGACCCGTTCACCCACAAAATCTACACAAACATGTACGATGCTCTCTTGGACTCGACTTACTCAGCCATGAAAGCTCTTGGCTACGGTGATGTTAACATTGTCGTCGGTGAGACTGGCTGGCCATCTGCCTGTGACGCACCTTGGTGCTCTCTTGAAAACGCGGCTTGGTTCAACCGCAACATTATCAAACGTTCACAACGACAAGGAACACCTCTCATGCCTAATAGACGGTTTGAGACTTACCTATTCGGTTTGTTTAATGAAGAAGGCAAGCCCGGTCCAACCGCGGAGCGAAACTGGGGGCTTTTCCATTCAGATTTCTCCCCGGTTTACGACGTTGGTCTCCTAAGAAACGGGCAAGGTGGTGGCGGCCGGCCAGCACCAGCATTGCCTGCTCCTAGTACTGGCGGTGGTAAATGGTGTGTGGCCAAGTTGGGAGCCAGTGATGCGCAGTTACAAGGAAATATTGATTGGGTGTGTAGTCAGGGAGGTGTTGATTGTAGACCGATCCAAGCTGGTGGTTCTTGCTTTAACCCGAACAGCATGAGGACGCACGCGTCGTTTGTGATGAACGCTTATTTCCAGAAAAACGGTCGCACTGATGGGGCGTGTAATTTCAGCGGAACTGGTGTCGTGGTAGGGAACAACCCAAGCAATGGTGCTTGTAGGTACTAA
- the LOC130511019 gene encoding uncharacterized protein LOC130511019, which translates to MAMEEKNKKIKKIKKIKKKKDTKSSPDISFKPSSAVKGLKFGGQVIVKSFTIRRARTLELLKLLSLPSSSSPSPPLLSMAAYLPTNFTILAHQAWHTLTLGLGTRKSKVIVFVFETEAMKTAVTAAEGGLWPSEIPLGEVNKKMIRKLKSWEMARFKFRKGCITFYVYAVRNAGGEGFAAAEDLKVILQAVVALKDFMDHTAMLVMPHQKAINYASCPPFAMAH; encoded by the coding sequence atGGCCATGGaagagaaaaacaagaaaatcaagaagatcaagaagatcaagaagaagaaagataccAAATCCTCGCCGGACATCTCCTTCAAACCTTCCTCCGCCGTCAAAGGCCTCAAATTCGGCGGCCAGGTAATCGTCAAATCATTCACAATCCGGCGAGCAAGAACACTCGAGCTCCTCAAACTCCTCTCCCTcccttcttcatcatcaccatctcCGCCGCTTCTTTCCATGGCGGCGTATCTTCCGACCAACTTCACAATCTTAGCTCACCAAGCATGGCACACGCTCACCCTCGGGCTAGGAACGAGGAAGTCCAAAGTGATAGTCTTCGTGTTCGAAACGGAGGCGATGAAGACGGCGGTCACGGCGGCGGAGGGAGGACTCTGGCCGTCGGAGATTCCGCTCGGTGAAGTGAACAAGAAGATGATCAGAAAGTTAAAGAGCTGGGAGATGGCGAGGTTCAAGTTCAGGAAAGGGTGCATCACGTTCTACGTATACGCTGTGAGAAACGCCGGAGGCGAGGGGTTTGCGGCGGcggaagacttaaaggtaatcTTACAGGCGGTGGTGGCTTTGAAAGACTTCATGGATCATACGGCGATGCTTGTAATGCCCCACCAGAAAGCTATTAATTACGCTTCTTGCCCTCCTTTTGCTATGGCTCACTAG